GTGCTGTGCCGGATCGAGTAGGCCCACATCCTTCCAGCGGACCACGCCGTTCACGGATACAGGCTGCTTGACCATGTGTATCGCTTGCTCCTTCGTTCAGGCCGGGGCCTGAATTTCATCCTATGACCATCACCCTTGTGATGGCGACACTAAAGTAACTCCCGGCTCTCAGCTTTTGTTCCCCGGAGGCTCTTTCCCAGGGAACTCACGGAGTGCGTCCAGCAAATGGCCGATCGCTCCCCGTAACGCCGCTTCACGGATCTGCTCGCGCCCTCCGACGAAATGGTGGGCGAACGCCCTCGCCCCCTGCGCATCCGCGATCCCGATGAACACGGTGCCCACAGGCTTGCCGTCATGGGCCTCGGGACCGGCGACGCCCGTGGTGCTGACAGCCACGTCCGCTCCGCAGGCACGCCGCGCCCCGGCGGCCATCTCCCGCGCCACGTCGGCGTCCACCGACCCCCGCTCGGCGAGCAGTGCGCCGCTCACGCCCAGGACCTGTTGCTTGACCTCGTTGTGGTACGACACGACTCCCCCACACAGCGTCGCCGAGGCGCCCGGCACATCGGCCAGCCGGGCCGCGACGAGGCCAGCGGTCAGCGATTCGGCCGTGGCGACCGTGATGCCGCGCGAGATGGCGAGCTCGACGGTCTCCCGGACCGTCGTGGGGAAGGTGTCAGGCACGGGACCCTCCCCGGATGAGCCGCGCCGACAGGAACACGTACTGCAGGCCTGTCACCAGGGTCACCGCCACGGTGGCGAGCAGCAGCACGAACGCCGCCACTCCCAGCCACGTCCACTGCGCCGTGAACGGCAGGAGGTACAGGAACAGCACCACGGTCTGGAGCACGGTCTTGATTTTGCCACCGCTGGAGGCGGGGATGACCCCGTACCGGATGACCACCAGGCGCAGCAGGGTGATCCCCCACTCGCGCACCAGGATGATCAGCGTGGCCCACCACGGGATCTCGCCGAGGACGGAGAGGATCACGAAGGCCGCGCCGGTCAGGAGCTTGTCCGCGATGGGATCGGCGATCTTGCCGAAATCCGTGATCAGCCCACGGGCACGGGCGATGTCGCCATCCAGCTTGTCCGTATACATCGCGACGGCGAACACCGCCAGGGCGGCCCAGCGCCACAGGCCGTGCTCGCCCGCGTCCGCGAGCAGGAACCAGGCGAAAAACGGGACCAGCGCGATCCGCAGCATGGTCAGGATGTTGGGCAGGTTCCAGACCTGCGACGTCGGGGTTCCGCTCACGTACTCAGGCTACCGTCCGGTCAGCTGCCACGCGTCTTCACCCTCGTCATCATCGTCGTCGCCGTAGTCACTCGCCTGCGTGCGCGCATCGAGATCCTGCTGGACCAGGTCCACGCCGTAGTCACCCATCTGGTGGTTGGCGTTGGCATTGTCCGCGAGGGCCTCGGTCGTGCTGTCCGGGGCGGCCGGGACGTCGTCGCCCCGGATCGTGGCAAGGACGGCGCCCAGATCGTCCGGCTTGACCAGGACGTCGCGGGCCTTCGACCCCTCGGACGGCCCGACGACGCCACGCGACTCCATGAGGTCCATCAGCCGGCCCGCCTTGGCGAAGCCCACGCGGAGCTTGCGCTGCAGCATCGACGTCGACCCGAACTGCGTGGTGACCACGAGTTCGGTGGCCTGCAGCAGGAGATCCAGATCGTCTCCGATGTCGTCGTCGATCTGCTTCTTGGGCGCCTCGGCCGCGACGTCGTCGCGGTAAGTGACCTGGAGCTGGCCCTTGACGTGCTCGACCACCTTGTGGATCTCGGACTCACTGACCCACGCACCCTGGACACGCATGGGCTTGGATGCGCCCATCGGCAGGAACAACGCGTCACCCTGGCCGATGAGCTTCTCGGCGCCCGGCTGGTCCAGAACCACGCGGGAGTCGGTGACGGACGATGTCGCGAACGCCATACGGGACGGGACGTTGGCCTTGATCAGACCGGTCACCACGTCCACGGACGGACGCTGGGTCGCGAGCACGAGGTGGATGCCGGCCGCACGGGCCAGCTGCGTGATGCGGACGATCGAGTCCTCGACGTCGCGCGGCGCGACCATCATGAGGTCGGCGAGCTCGTCCACGATCACCAGGAGGTACGGGTACGGCTTGATGATGCGCTTCGAATCCGGCGGCGGGACCACCTTGCCGGCGCGCACGGCCTTGTTGAAGTCGTCGATATGCTTGTAGCCGTAGTTCGCCAGGTCGTCGTACCGGGCGTCCATCTCCCGCACCACCCACTGGAGGGCCTCGGCGGCCTTTTTCGGGTTGGTGATGATCGGCGTGATGAGGTGCGGCACGCCCTCGTACGCGGTGAGTTCCACACGCTTCGGGTCGACCATGACCATGCGCACCTCGTCCGGCGTCGCGCGCATGAGGATGGACGTGATCATGGAGTTCACGAAGGACGACTTACCGGCGCCCGTGGCGCCGGCCACGAGCATGTGCGGCATCTTCGCCAGGTTGGCGACCACGAAGCCGCCTTCGACGTCCTTGCCGACGCCCATGACCATGGGGTGGTCGGTCCGGCGGGCGTTCTGGCTGCGCAGGACGTCGCCCAGGGACACGGTCTCGCGGTCCGTGTTCGGGATCTCGATGCCGATGGCGCTCTTGCCGGGGATCGGGCTCAGGATGCGGACATCCGAGCTCGCCACGGCGTAGGAGATGTTCTTGGACAGCGCGGTGACCCGTTCCACCTTGGTGCCGGGCGCCAGCTCGATCTCGTACCGGGTGACGGTCGGGCCACGGCTGAAGCCGGTCACGGAGGCGTCCACATTGAACTGCTGCAAGGTGTCCGTCAGGGCGGCGACGACGGCGTCGTTGGCCTCCGTGCGCTCCTTCGGCACGCTGCCGGCCACCAGGGCGTCGGCGTTGGGCAGCGTGTACGTCACGTCCCCGGCGAGCGAGAGCTGCTCGGTCCGCTGAGGGATCGGCGCCGGAATGGGCGGCTTCTGCGGCTCGACGTTGAACACCGTGGTGGCGGCGACGGCGGGCAGGGCCTGGGTGGCGGTGTCGTCCTGGCTCGTGGGCTCGGGCTGCGCCTGGCGTTCCTTGATCTTCTCGCGGGCCAGCTCGGACTGGGTGGGCCGGCGGACGCCGGCGGGGACGGCCGGGGCGGCAGGGGCTGCGGCGCCGGACGCCGGAGCCAGGCCGGACGCCGGGCCCGCCGCGTCGTCGTCGATCACGGCGTGCTCGAAGGCCTCATCGCCCACGTACCCGTCCACGGCACGGTCTTCCGGGCCCTTGTCCCGGCTGAAGAGCTTACGCTTCCTGGCCGGCTTCGCGGGACGGTCATGCTCGTAGAGGTAGCTGCGGTCATGGCCGTCAGCGGTGAGGGGGTCCTGCAGATCCATGCCCATGAGGTGCTCGTAGGCTTCGCGGATCCTGCGCGGAATGGCCGTGAACGGCGTGGCGGTCACGATGAGGACCGAGGTGAAGGCGAGGAACGAATACAGCGCGATCGGCAGGGCCGCGTGGACGGCCGCCAGCGGGGATCCCACCAGGAAGCCGACCATCCCGCCGGCGCGGCGCACGCCGTCGAAACCGTCGAAGGGGCTCGGCTGGCCGCCGATCACGTGGGCGAGGCCCGATCCGGCGATCGTCATGATGATGAAGCCGATGCCGATCCGGTTGTTCCCGCGGGTGTCCTCCGGATGGCGGAAGAGCCGGACGCCGCAGACGGCGAGCATGAGCGGCAGCAGGTACGTCATCCACCCGAAGGTGCCGTTGACCACCGAGGCCACCACGGTGGGCAGCCAGCCGCTCAGTCCCCACCACGCGAACGTGGCGATGAAGACCGCGAGGAGCAGGTTGAAGAGGGCGGCGCCGTCACGACGGGCCTCCGGATCCAGGCCGCTGACATCGCGGCCGATCCGGCGCACCCCGGCGCCGACGGCGTGCGCCAGGCCCAGGTAGGCGCCCGCCAGGGCGCGGACGATCCACGGCTGTTCGGCGGCTCCGGCATTCTGGTGCCGGGCAGCCGCAGCCTTGGAAGCAGCGGCCCGGCCTGAACCGCCACGCGTGGTGGAAGTGCCGGTCTTGCTTTTCGTGGTGCCTTTAGGCGCGGAAGGGGTGCGGGTCGCCATAGTCCCACCCTAGCCCAGAAGCGCCGTAGAACCCCGGATTTCCGGGGTTCTACGGCGCTTCTGACGTCGGGGCCGGGAGGAATCAGGCCTCCAGGACCACCGGGATGATCATCGGCTTGCGACGGAGACGTCGGTTCACCCAGGTGCCGATGACGCGGCGCACCACCTGCTGGAGCTGGTGGGTGGTGTGATCCTTGCGCTCCGCCACGGCCTCTTCGAGGGCGGCATTGATCTTGGGGATGATCTCGTCGAAGACCGCGTCCTCCTCGGCGACGCCGCGGGCGTGGATCTCCGGCCCAGAGACCACCTTGCCGGTGCTGCGGTTGATGACGGTGACGATCGAGATGAAGCCCTCATCACCCAGGATGCGGCGGTCCTTGAGGTCGGCGTCCGTGATCTCGCCGACGCTGGAGCCGTCCACGTAGACGAAGCCCACTTCGACCTGGCCGACGATGTTCGCCAGACCGTCGTGCAGATCCACCACGGTGCCGTTGTCCGCCAGGATGATGTTCTCGCCCGGCACACCGGACTCCTCGGCGATCTTGCCGTTGGCGATCAGGTGCCGCGTCTCGCCGTGCACGGGCATGGCGTTGAGCGGCTCCAGGATGTTGTAGCAGTACAGGAGCTCACCGGCCGCGGCGTGGCCGGAGACGTGGACCTTGGCGTTGCCCTTGTGGATCACATCGGCGCCCAGCTTGAGCAGACCGTTGATGATGCGGAACACGGCGTTCTCGTTGCCCGGGATCAGGCTGGACGCGAGGATCACGGTGTCGCCCGTGCCCACCTGGACGCGGTGGTCGCCATTGGCCATACGGGAGAGGGCGGCCATCGGCTCACCCTGCGAGCCGGTCGACATGAGGACGACCTTCTCATCGGGCAGCTTGTCCACGTTCTTCAGGTCCACCAGGATGCCGTCCGGCACCTCGAGGTAGCCGAGCTTCGCGGCGATCTGCATGTTGCGCACCATGGAGCGGCCCACGAAGGCCACCTTGCGGCCGTGCTTCGCAGCGGCGTCCAGCACCTGCTGCACGCGGTGCACGTGGGACGAGAAGGACGCGACGATGATGCGCTTCTTGGCCTGGCCGAAGAGGCGGTCCAGCGTCGGGCCGATCTCCTTCTCCGCGGTGGTGAAGCCGGGGACGTCGGCGTTGGTCGAGTCGGACATGAAGAGATCCACGCCCTCCTCGCCCAGACGGGCGAAGTGACGGAGGTCGGTGATGCGGCCGTCCAGCGGAAGCTGGTCCATCTTGAAGTCACCGGTGTGCAGCACGGTGCCGCCTGCGGTGCGGATGAACACGGCCAGGGCGTCCGGGATCGAGTGGTTCACGGCGACGAATTCGCAGTTGAACGGACCGAACTGCTCGACCTGGCCTTCCTCCACCACCATCGTCTTCGGGCGGATGCGGTGCTCCACGAGCTTCGCCTCGACGAGGGCCAGCGTCAGCTGGGAGCCCACCAGGGGGATGTCGCGGCGCAGGCGCAGCAGGTACGGCACGGCGCCGATGTGGTCCTCGTGGCCGTGCGTCAGGATGACGGCGAGGATGTCATCGACACGGTCCTCGATGTAGGAGAAGTCCGGGAGGATGAGATCCACGCCGGGCTGGGTCTCCTCAGGGAAGAGCACGCCGCAGTCCACGATGAGGAGCTTGCCGGCGATCTCGAAGACCGCCATGTTGCGCCCCACCTCCCCGAGGCCACCCAGGGGAACGATGCGGAGCGTGTCCTTCGCCAGCTTGGGAGGCGTGGTGAGGTGGGAAAACGCGAGTTGGGTCATATCTGGCTACTTTCCGGCGGCAGCCGCAGGGGATTCTGGATGTTCTAACCCAGGACCCATGCGGCCTCCGCCAAGTCTTCACGGATGATGGCTTGCTCGGCGTCGCTCAGCTCCACGAGGGGCAGGCGGACACGCGAGTTGGGCAGGACGTTCTGCCACTGAAGAATCTGCTTGGCCGCCACGGCGCCCTGGGCGCGGGTCATGGTGGCACGGACCACGGGTTCGAGGTCGAAGTTGAGGGTGCGGGCGGTCGCCAGGTCTCCGGCGTTCACGGCGTCCACGAGGGCGCGGAACTTCGCCGTGGCCACGTGGGTGGTCACGCCCACCAGGCCGACGGCCCCGAGGGCCATCCATTCCAAGGTGAGGCCGTCATCGCCCGAGTAGAACACCAGGTCCGTCTCCCGCAGGACGCGGGTGGCCTTGGCGAAGTCCGCCTTGGCGTCCTTGACCGCGACGATGTTGGGGTGCTCCGCCAGGCGGATCATGGTCTCCGGCGCGATCTCGATCGAGGAGCGGCCGGGAATGTCGTACAGCATGACGGGCAGGCCCGTGGAGTCCGCGACGGCTTCGAAGTGCGCCTGCACCCCGGCCTGGCTCGGCTTGTTGTAGTACGGCGTCACGATCAGCAGACCGTCGACGCCCACTTCCTCGGCACGACGGGAGAGCTGGATCGAGTGAGCGGTGTCATTGGTGCCCGTGCCCGCGATGATCACGGCACGGTCCCCGACGGCTTCCTTGACGGCGCGGAACATGCCCACGTTCTCGTCATCGGTCAGCGTGGAGGTCTCCCCCGTGGTGCCGGTGACGACGAGACCGTCGCAGCCGTTGTCCACGAGGTGCTCGGCGAGCTCCGCCGCTTTCCGGTAATCGACCACTCCATCATCGGTGAACGGCGTGACCATCGCGGTCAGAAGAGTTCCGAGGTTGGGGGTGCGTGTACCAGAAACAGCCATGCATGAAGGTTATCGTGAATCCGTCCAACCTCTGCAACGCGGTCCCGTATGGCGGGAATGCGGCGATGTCCGGAGCGGCGCCGACCGCCCTCGCGGCGCTGCTAACCGCGGCGGAAGAGGCCCACCGCGTCACGCATGGCGGCGCGGGCACGACGGCGGTCCCCCGCGGCGTCGTACGCGCAGCTGAGCCGGAACCACACGCGCCAGTCCTCCGGCGCCGCCTCGGCCTCCCGCTGGTACTTCACGAACTCCGCGTCGGCCGCCTCACGGACGATCCGGCCGGCGGGCGTGCGCGGCAGGTTGTCCGGCGGCAGGCCGCCCTCCTCCTCCAGGATGCGCGCCATGCGCTCGGTGCGTGCCCCGAACATCAGCTCCCGGATGAGGGCCCACGCGCCCACCACCGGCAGCACGAGGTACGCCAGGCCCATCGCCTTCGCCACCGGCTGCGGATCCATCAGCAGCAGCACGGCCCGGTTGAACGTCACCACCAGGTAGAAGACCAGCAGGAGGGTGATGGCGCCCACCCAGATCTTGGTCTTGTAGGCGGCCCAGAACTCCTTCATCTACAGCCCCAGATCCAGGTAGCCGTCGAGCCCGTGGGTCAGCCCCGGGTGTCCCGCCACCTCGCGCAGCCCCAGCAGGACGCCGGGCATGAACGACGCGCGGTCGTACGAATCGTGCCGGATGGTCAGCTGCTCGCCCGGACCGCCCAGCAGGACCTCCTGGTGCGCCACCAGGCCACGGAGCCGGACGCTGTGGACGTGAACACCGTCGACGACGGCGCCCCGGGCCCCGAGCGGGTCGCTCTGCGTCGCGTCGGGGCTCGCCGGGACACCTGCCGCCTCCCGCGCGGCGCCGATCAGTTCCGCGGTGCGCGCCGCGGTGCCGGACGGGGCATCCACCTTGTCCGGGTGGTGCAGTTCGACGATCTCCACGGATTCGAAGTAACGGGAGGCCTTGGCCGCGAAGGCACTGGCCAGCACGGACCCCAGGGCAAAGTTCGGCGCGATCAGGACACCCACGCCGGGCTGCGTCGCGAGCAGTCCGCGGAGCGCATCGAGACGCTCGGGCGTCCAGCCCGTGGTCCCGACCACGGCATGCAGGCCGTGCTCGACGGCGAAGCGGACATTGCGCTCCGTGGAGTCGGGCACGCTCAGGTCCACCACGTGGGTGGCGCCGGCGTCGAGGATGCCCTCCAGCGCGTCCTGACGGCCCAGTGCGGCGACCAGCTCCAGGTCGGGAGCCGCCTCCACGGCCTTCACGGCCTCGCTGCCCATGCGCCCGCCCGCGCCGATCACTGCCACTCTGATGCTCATGGATCAAGCGTATCCGTGCGCCGGGCGGGCACGGAAAACGGGGACGGCCCCCTCAGACGCGGAGCCTCAGACGCCCACCCATTCGACGGTCCCGTCCGAGAAGAACTGTTCCTTCCAGATCGGCACCTCCGCCTTGACGCGCTCCACGATGTCCGAGCACAGGGCGAACGCCTCGCGACGGTGCGGCGTGGCGACGGCGCACACCAGCGCCGCATCGCCGATCGAAAGGGCCCCCACGCGGTGCGACACCCAGAGCGTCGCCTCGCCGTGGGTGTCCCCGAGCTCGGCGACGATCCGGTCGAGGGCCTCCTGCGCGCTGGGATGCGCCGAGTAGTTGAGACGGTCCACGGAACGGCCGCCGTCATGGTCCCGGACCACGCCGCAGAAGGTCACGACGGCGCCGGCCCGGTCGTGCGACACGGCGTCCAGGGCCATGTCGGCGGAGATCGGCGCGGAGCTCAGTTCCGCGAACAGGACGCGGGCGTGCTGGGCCGGCCGTGCGTTCTCAGTGGGCTGTGCATTTTCAGTGGTCATGGTGTTCTCCCTGGGCCTGGGCGCAGATGTGGCTGATGAGGGGGTCGAGGACGCCGAGGCCGTCCATGACGCCCTTCGGGGAGCCCGGCAGGTTGACCACCAGGCAGTCGCCGGCCAGGCCGGCGTACCCCCGGCTCAGGGCGGCGAACGGGGTCTTGGCGAGCCCGACCGCACGGATCGCCTCCATGAGACCGGGCACCTGCCGGTCCAGGAGGGGGAGGGTCTCCTCCGGGGTGAGGTCATCCGGGGTCAGGCCGGTGCCCCCGGTGGTGATCACGACGGCGGATCCCACCTGCACGAGCGCGCGGAGAGCGGCGCCCACGGCGGCGCCGTCGGGCACCACGAGCGGTTCGCCCACCTCGAAGCCGTGCTCCCGCAGCCAGTCCACCAGCACCGGACCGGTCAGGTCTTCGGCGAGTCCCGCCGCGGCGCTCGTGGACGCCACCACCACTCCTGCGCGATTCTTCCTCAGTCCGTGGCTCATCGCGTCCAGTCCCCGCTCTTGCCGCCGCTCTTCGCGAGCACCTGGATGTCCGTGATGACCGCGTGCTTGTCCACGGCCTTGATCATGTCGTAGACGCCGAGTGCCGCGACGCTCGCCGCCGTGAGGGCCTCCATCTCCACCCCGGTCACGCCGCGCGTCTTGACCAGCGCTTCGATGCGGACGGCATCCTCCAGGAGCTCGAAGTCCACCGTGACCTTGGAGATCGGCAGCGGATGACACAACGGCACGAGTTCCGGCGTCTTCTTCGCGGCCATGATGCCGGCGACGCGGGCCACGGCGAGCGCGTCGCCCTTGGGCAGACCGCCCTCCCCGAGCAGCCGCAGGACCTCGGGCGTGGTCCGGAGCACTGCCTGGGCCGTGGCCACGCGCGTGGTCTCCTCCTTGGCTGAGACATCGACCATGTGGGCGCTGCCGTCGGCCCGGACATGGGTCAGCTGAGGGCCGTCTCCGGCCTGGGGTTGCGTCATACGATCCATACTTCCACTTCGGCGCCGTCGTCGGCGCGCTCGAGGCCCACCGGGAGGTGGACCAGACAATCGGCCTGTGCCAGGGCGTGCAGGAGGTGCGATCCGGCGCCGCCTTCGAGCCGGACCCGTCCGTCCCGCAGGGCGCCTCGCCGGACCTGGTGCTTGCCCGCCGGGCTGTCCGCGGCGCCCTCGAGCACGGCCCGGACGCTCGGACGCGGGCCGGCCAGGAGGGGGCGGAGGAACATCTCGAAGGAAACGAGGGAACTCACGGGGTTGCCCGGGAATCCGAGGAACGGCACGGTGCCGCTGGCAATGGTCACGGCGCCCAGGGCCTGGGGCCCGCCCGGCTGCAGCGCGACCGAGACGAACTCCACTCCGCCCTCGAGGCCCTGTTTGACCACTTCGAAGGCCCCCTGGCTGATACCGCCCGTGCTCACGACCAGGTCGACCCCGTCGAGCCGGGCGAGCGCGGCCCGAAGCCCTTCCGGGCTGTCCTCCTGCGCCTGAACGGTCAGGACCGCTGCGCCGGCGTCCTCGAGCGCGGCCGCGAGCATGGGACCGTTCGAATCGTAGATCCGCCCGGGAGGCAGGGTCTCCCCCGGCTGCACCAGCTCATCGCCGGTGCTGAGCACCGCGACGCGCAGTGCGTCACGCACTGGAACGTCCACCAGGCCGAGGGCGGCGAGCAGCGCGATCTGAGCCGCTCCCAGGCGCACCCCCGGCTCCAGCACGGTGGTCCCCCGCGTGACATCGCTCCCCTGGGCGCGGACGAACTGCCCTGCCGGCGCCTCCGGCAGGGTCACCTCCTCGCCGGTCGCCACGAAGCGCGGCGGATCGGCGGCTTCCACGGGCACGACGGCGTCCGCCCAGGCCGGCAGCATGGCGCCGGTCATGATCGGGGCGGCGGCGCGCGGGCCGGGTTCCGGTGCGAGCGCCGCCTCGGCGTGGCCCGCCGCGATCGTCGCCACGGCCGTCACCCGCCCCGGAAGATCGGCGGACCGGACGGCATACCCGTCCATCTGGGAGTTGTCGAAGGGCGGAAGGTCCAGGGGCGCGATCACAGGCCGGGCCAGCACCCGTCCACGGGCCTCCGGGAGCGGCACGGTGACGGCGTCCCGGCCCAGGCGTTCCAGCGCGGGATGCAGAAGGTCCCGGACGGCGGCCGCATGGTCGTCGACGCTCCGCCGGCCCCGGGAGGCGCGCGGAGCGGACGGCTCGGAATGCGAAGTCATGGCCCCATTGTGGCAGGCCGCAGCCGGTCCCGGGCCACCGCCGAGGATCCGGCTCGGACGACACGGCGCCGGTGGTCCGGCATCACCGCACGGGCATCGCGCTCCGGACGCACGCTGTCATCCGACCCGGAAGGTGATCGTGTGGAGGCCGCTGGAACCGTTCGGCGCCGGGGGCGCCAGGTCCGTCGACTGGGGCCGGCCGTCCCGGCCCGTCATGCGGACCGTGAGCCGGTGCTCGCCCCCAGCGGGAGCTCCTCCGGTCAGCGCGGCGACGGGCAGTGACCACTGCCGCCAGGAGTCCGTGCCGCCGTCGCCGCCCAGGCGCGCGGGCTGCCACGCGCCGTCGTCGAGCCGCACGTCCACGGAGGCCACGCCGGTGCCCTGGGCCCAGGCCACACCCCCGATGACGCCGTCCCCTGGGACGGTCGCGCCCTGGCGAGGCGTGTCGATCCGGCTGGACCGCTTGATGGGACCGTGGTCGGACCAGCCGCGGGACGTCCAGTACGCCATGTCCTGAGCGAACGTCGTGACCTTGAGCTCGGTGACCCACTTGGTCGCGGAGACGTAGCCGTACAGGCCGGGCACCACGAGCCGGACCGGGAAGCCGTGTTCGGGAGGCAGCGGCTGGCCGTTCATGCCGATCGCCAGCAACGCGCCGCGCGCGTCGCTCAACGCCTCGAGCGGCGTGCTGGCGGTGAAGCCGTCCACACTCGTGGAGAGGACCATGTCGGCGCCCGGCCGCACCCCTGCCTGCGCGAGCAGTTCCCGCACGGGCCAGCCGAGCCAGCGGGCGTTCCCCACGAGGTCGCCACCCACCTCGTTGGACACGCAGGCGAGGGTCACGTCCAGTTCGCGCAGTGGCTTGGCGAGCAGCTCGTCGAAGCTGAGCGTGACCTCCCGCTCGACCAGCCCGGTGACTTTGAGAGTCCAGGTGGCGGGGTCCACGAAGGGCACCACCAGTGCGGTGTCGATCCGGTAGAACTCGCCGTTCGGGGTGGACCACGGCGAGATGCCCGGCACGGGGAGATCGGCCGGAGCGGGCGGCGCGGCCTTCGCCGACGCCGGGAGTTTCAGGGCCGCTCGCGCTGTCTGGTAGCCGTTCCGGGCACCGCGCGCCACGGCCGTCCCCGCCGCGAGGACGGCGACCCCCACGGCGCTCGCACCGACCGCGCCGAGGAACCGGCGGCGGCTGCTCGCGGGATCCACCGCCTCCCCCTCGGTTCCGCGCGCCGGCTCCGTCCGGGAACCGCTCCGCGCCCAGTCGCCGAGCCGCGTGATCAGGAGGGACAGCACGACGGCGGCCACCACGCCGGACAGCAGGCCCAGCACCGCCGGTACGGCGCCGCCGTCGGGCCTCACAGCTCCTGCCCACGCCGCCACGACCCCGACCGCGGCCACCAGCAGGACGCCGACCCGGCGACGACGGAATTCCAGGATCCCGGCCAGCGCCGCCAGCAGCCCGGCGATGACGCGCATGAGGATTCCGAACACGGTCTTGTCCGAGGTGCCGAAGCTGGCGATGGCCCACTCCTTGACCGGTGCGGGAACGGCGTCGATCACCATCCCGCCCACGGCGTTCAAGGGTGTCAGCGAGGGGCTCAGCCACGTGCTGAGGAACTCCCCCACGAGCACTCCGGTCCCCACGGCGAGCAGACCGCACACGGCGGCCGGCACCGTCACCCGCCAGCCCGGAGACCAGCCGGAGCGTGAAGCCGCCGGGGATTCCGGAGAGGGCGAGGCACCGTTCATTTCTCCAGAGTAGGCCGGTGCCACCGATCAAGAGCAGGGGATCGGCAGTTATGACAAGACTGAAACATCCTGGTGCCGTCCGGCTGGCGTAGGGTGAAAGACATGGAGAACACCGCACATGATGCGGGCGTGCGCGTAGCCCTCGGCATGCCCGGGCTTCCCCCTGCCGTGCGGGACGGCGGCCCGTCGCCGATGCCTGACCACAGCGGTCTTCTGGACCGCTTCGGGCGCCTCGCGACCGACCTCCGGGTCTCGCTGATCGACAAGTGCAATCTGCGCTGCAC
This portion of the Arthrobacter woluwensis genome encodes:
- a CDS encoding MogA/MoaB family molybdenum cofactor biosynthesis protein produces the protein MSHGLRKNRAGVVVASTSAAAGLAEDLTGPVLVDWLREHGFEVGEPLVVPDGAAVGAALRALVQVGSAVVITTGGTGLTPDDLTPEETLPLLDRQVPGLMEAIRAVGLAKTPFAALSRGYAGLAGDCLVVNLPGSPKGVMDGLGVLDPLISHICAQAQGEHHDH
- a CDS encoding molybdopterin-dependent oxidoreductase, encoding MNGASPSPESPAASRSGWSPGWRVTVPAAVCGLLAVGTGVLVGEFLSTWLSPSLTPLNAVGGMVIDAVPAPVKEWAIASFGTSDKTVFGILMRVIAGLLAALAGILEFRRRRVGVLLVAAVGVVAAWAGAVRPDGGAVPAVLGLLSGVVAAVVLSLLITRLGDWARSGSRTEPARGTEGEAVDPASSRRRFLGAVGASAVGVAVLAAGTAVARGARNGYQTARAALKLPASAKAAPPAPADLPVPGISPWSTPNGEFYRIDTALVVPFVDPATWTLKVTGLVEREVTLSFDELLAKPLRELDVTLACVSNEVGGDLVGNARWLGWPVRELLAQAGVRPGADMVLSTSVDGFTASTPLEALSDARGALLAIGMNGQPLPPEHGFPVRLVVPGLYGYVSATKWVTELKVTTFAQDMAYWTSRGWSDHGPIKRSSRIDTPRQGATVPGDGVIGGVAWAQGTGVASVDVRLDDGAWQPARLGGDGGTDSWRQWSLPVAALTGGAPAGGEHRLTVRMTGRDGRPQSTDLAPPAPNGSSGLHTITFRVG
- the moaC gene encoding cyclic pyranopterin monophosphate synthase MoaC, which codes for MTQPQAGDGPQLTHVRADGSAHMVDVSAKEETTRVATAQAVLRTTPEVLRLLGEGGLPKGDALAVARVAGIMAAKKTPELVPLCHPLPISKVTVDFELLEDAVRIEALVKTRGVTGVEMEALTAASVAALGVYDMIKAVDKHAVITDIQVLAKSGGKSGDWTR
- a CDS encoding molybdopterin molybdotransferase MoeA, with the protein product MTSHSEPSAPRASRGRRSVDDHAAAVRDLLHPALERLGRDAVTVPLPEARGRVLARPVIAPLDLPPFDNSQMDGYAVRSADLPGRVTAVATIAAGHAEAALAPEPGPRAAAPIMTGAMLPAWADAVVPVEAADPPRFVATGEEVTLPEAPAGQFVRAQGSDVTRGTTVLEPGVRLGAAQIALLAALGLVDVPVRDALRVAVLSTGDELVQPGETLPPGRIYDSNGPMLAAALEDAGAAVLTVQAQEDSPEGLRAALARLDGVDLVVSTGGISQGAFEVVKQGLEGGVEFVSVALQPGGPQALGAVTIASGTVPFLGFPGNPVSSLVSFEMFLRPLLAGPRPSVRAVLEGAADSPAGKHQVRRGALRDGRVRLEGGAGSHLLHALAQADCLVHLPVGLERADDGAEVEVWIV